The following DNA comes from Desulfobulbaceae bacterium.
CCATCTTTGGTCGCACCTCAATCACAAAATCCTCGACGTAGCGCTGCTACGCCTGCGGTTTTGTTCAATCGGTGCAACCAAATCTGACCCAGATCCGGGCGCGATCCAGGTAAATTGGTAATTTCCGAGTCCCTAAATCATCGCATGATACTCAATGTCAGTGTGTTCTCAGCCATTGGCAGGACCCAATCACCGTCAACTGTCAACCGTAAGCCGACAACCTGAGCAGTTACCAGCTTTCAGCATCAGACAAGCCATGGGAATCCATATCCCGCTGCAATACGACAGACCGCTCAGCGGCACGCTCACTCCAAACGCAGGCGCAAGATAAAAATAGCTCCGGCAACCCATCGCCAGGGCCTTTTTCAGCCATTATTTTATTGACTGGCCCTAACAAACATCGTAGGTTAAGACACTTTTCAGGATTTCTTAACACTGTGGCATATTAGCCAACCCACTACACTCTATAATAAGGATGCACCCATGCTCGGTCTGTTTCGCAGAAAGGCGCAATCACCCACCCTCCAAGTCACCATTGTCATCATCATCCTGGTTTTCATCTTCTGGGGGGTCGGCACCAACGACAATAATGCCACACTTAACGCCGTCGCCACCGTCAACGACGAGACCATCTCGGTCAGAGACTACCAGAAGCAGTATGAACAGACAGTAAACAGTCTCCGCGATCAGTTTGGTGGCTCAATCCCAAGCGGCCTGCTCGACCAGCTCAACATCAAGCAACAAGTTGTTGATAAACTGGTTCAATCCACCCTTCTCCGCCAAGGCGCCGTGAAAATGGGCATCTATATCAGTGACCAGGAGCTTCAGAACGCCATCAAGGAGATGGAAGCCTTTAAAATCAATGGAATTTTCGACGTTAAACGTTACGAAGAGATCCTGACCGGATCAAGAATGACGATATCGCAATTTGAACAGAGCATGCGTTACGACCTACTCGCGACCAAAGTCCTTGACCACCTAGGCCGCTTCGGCCATATCTCTCCAATAGCGCTGAAGGATATCTTCAACTACCAGTACCATGACATCAAGCTCGATTACGTTGCGCTCAAAGCAGACAGTTACCAGGATAAAGTTGAAAAGACCGACGCCACCATTACTGCTTTCTACGATGAACATAAAGCTCAGTACATGAGCGACCCTCTAGTCAAAATCAAATATATTCTCTTTCCCGTTGCCGACTTCAAAGAGTCTGCCGCTCCCTCAGACGACCAGATCGCCCAATTTTATCAGGCTAACAGCGACAGGTACTCCATCCCGGAACGGCGCCGGGCCCGACACATCTTGATCAAGACAAATACCACCGACCCTGCCGAAACAAAAGAAGCCGCGCGCAAGAGGATCGACGACGTTGCCGCAAAACTCAAGGCTGGCGAGAGTTTTGCTGATTTGGCGAAGAAGTACTCAGAAGATGGGACGGCCGCACAGGGTGGAGACCTCGGCCTTTTTGGCCGCGGCCAGATGGTTAAACCTTTTGAAGATGCGGTCTATGCTTTAAAGGAAGGACAGGTCAGTGAGGTGGTGGAGACCAACTTCGGCCTGCATCTAATCAAGATGGAAACAATCGAACCGGAAAAGCGCCAAACGTTGGAGGAGGTCAAGTCCGCCATCACCGAGCAGCTTGCCGGGGAAGAGGCAAAAAACAAGGCGTTCCAAGGGGCAAATGACGCATACGAACAGATCATCATGGTCGGCAGTCTGGCAAAATTCGTTGAAGACCAAGGCGCAGACAGCAAAATCACAATCACCACCACTGAGCCGTTCCCCCAAGCCAAGCCGCCCAAGGAACTGCAAGACGTCCCAGAACTGGTGAACTCCGCCTTTACCCTGAACAAGGGAGAACTGAGTTCGATTATTGATACAGGAAAAGGGTTCGCTATCATCCTGGTAGACGATAAAATCACTCCCAGCCAACAAGAACTGACCACTGTTCGCGATAAGGTCGAAGCCGACTTCATCGCTTCAGAATCAACCAAACTGGCTAAGGAAGCGGCAGAGTCCCTGCTCGCCACGGTCAAGTCGGGAAATACCCTGGCTGAAGAAGCCAAGAAACTTGGCCTCGACCTCCAAAGCACACCGTTCATCTCGCGGGCAAGCTACAGCGAAGCAAACACGCTTCCCCAACAGATTGCCCAAGAGGCACTCATCCTTTCTGAGAACAACTCGGTTCTCGACAAAGTAGCGGAAGATAACAGCACATTCTATGTTGTCGCTTACAACAGCAGCCAAGAGCCGGACCAAACGTTATTTGCAGAAAAGAAAGAGGAACTGGAGACCAACCTCGCAGCAGAGAGAAAAAATGATTTGGTAACCGCCTGGCTTGATACCTTGCGTCAAAAAGCCACCATCACCACTAAACCTGAACTTCTATAATCCTTGATGGCGTCGCAAAAAGCCCGATCTACTGCGTAGCAGCGCACTTTTGTTCATTCGGCACACCATATGTGTGGCCTCATTCGCAAAAGCACACTGCACCTTGTATATCGGCCCTTTTGCTTAGCCATCCCGTGACTTTTTGCGAGATCATCATCCTTAAAACCCGTAAGGATTGGCCAGTCTCGCCACTAGGACCGGGTGCGACCCCAAAGTGGATCTTCACCAAAACGGTCGAACCACCAGTCCTCGGGATCCATGGCCTCATCACCGCTCTCCGGTGGCAACAAGGGGAGACGACGGTTCAGGCAGTACTCGAGCAGTACAGCGTAGGCGGCATTTATCTCCTGCATCGGAGTCACAGGCTTCCCAGGCACGGCCAAGTCAGGATGAACTTCTTTAGCACACTTCCGGTACGCCTCCTTGATTTCTCGCATGCTAGCCTGATCACCTAACCCCAGGAGTGTTTTGGCAGCCACAATCCTTTGCCACTTCTCTGTCATAGTTTCTCTGCTGGTTCGTCTTTAACGAGGGTGATTTTTTTCCGAATACTATTCTCCTCATGATTTACAAGGCGCCTGATGTTCTCGGTATGCTTAAGCCAGATCAGACCGGCCACTAAGGCGGCCAGATACACCTTATGCCCCGACCCTTCAAAAAGAAAGACCAGGATCGGCATCAGGGCGGCAGCGATCAAAGAGCCCAGCGAAACATACCCCCAAACCCGGACCACAGCGACAAAGACTACAATACATAACGCCACTGCCAACGGTTGAAGATAAAAAAAGATCCCCAGCGCCGTAGCCACCCCTTTTCCGCCCTTGAATTTCAGATAGAGAGGGTATAAATGACCAAGGAAGGCCGCACCGCCAGTCGCCGCCACCCAGAACTGAACAGAGGGCGCATTACCGAGAATCTTGGCTGCCGCCAGCATCGGCAGCACCGCCTTGCCGGCATCCGCCAACAGGGTAATGGCGCCCATCTTCTTGCCCAACAGGCGGTTAACGTTGGTTGCCCCAATGTTACCGCTTCCTGCTGAGCGAACATCAATACCTAAACACTTCCCCAGAACCAAGCCAAAAGGGATTGAACCAATCAGATATCCTGCAATGACCAGAAAGTATTCCATACCGCTCCACATTAGTTTTTGTCGTCCGCGTGAGTCCTTCCTCCAAGGGCCTTCACCCCTTGGATTTGTTGTTTTTATACCATGGCCATGAAGTAATCGAAATAAAAACCCTAACTCCTCCTATCTCCATGTCAATGTCGGACAACACCTTCATGCGCGAGGCAATTAACCTGGCGCTCACCATGATGCAGGAAGGCCACGGCGGCCCCTTCGGAGCCGTTATCGTCAAGAACGGCTCCATCATCGCCCGTGGCTTCAATCAGGTCACATCATCTCTTGATCCCACCGCCCACGCCGAAATTGACGCCATCCGCAAAGCGTGCCAGCATTTGGGTCAATTTCGTCTCGACGGCTGCGAGATCTTCGTCAACTGCGAACCCTGCCCAATGTGCTTGGCCGCACTCTATTGGGCAGGCATCGAAAAAATCACTTATGCTGCAACCCGTGAAGATGCCGAGGCGATTGGCTTTGCCGACAATCATATCTATCAGGAGATCAATAAACCTCCTACGGCCAGGGCAATTCCGATGGTCCAGATTATGCGACAGGATACGCTGCCCGCCTTTGCTGCCTGGCAGGCATTAGCAGATAAGATCCCCTATTAACGAGAATGACAACAATACAGCGCCTTTTTTTTCACCCTTGACTTAAGTCAACGTTTCCCCCTCACTGTTCTGCTATAATCAAACCATAAAGGAACAAGGAGCCTACTCACCATCAACCACCAAAGGAGGAACCACCCCATGTATTGCAACCAGTGTGAACAAACCGCCAAAGGAATCGCTTGCTCAACAATCGGCGTCTGCGGAAAAGACGCTCAAGTTTCCGACCTACAAGACCTGCTGATCCATGCGACCCAAGGCTTAAGCCTGTATGCCCATGCCGCACGGCAACAAGGCATCATCGATCCAACGGTAAATCTTTTCACCTGCGAGGCCGTTTTTTCAACCCTGACCAACGTCAACTTCGATCCCGAACGACTGGTCACCCTGATCAAAAAAGCCGTTGAGTTGCGAGAGGGTTTGCGCACTCGTCTTGGCGGAAAAACTTTCAGCGAGGCCGCTGCCAATTTCACCCCGGCTGCGGACATGGCCGGTCTGGTTGCCCAGGGCGAAGGCGTCACCCCTGCCGCTGACACCACTGAGAACCCCGACATTCTGTCCTTGAAGCAAATTTTGCTTTACGGGCTCAAGGGAGTAGCCGCTTATACCGATCACGCCAAAATTCTCGGACAGGAAGACGATGCGGTTTTTGCCTTCATCCACGAAGCCTTGGCAGCTATCCTGCGCCATGACATCCCCATGGATCAATGGGTAGGACTGGTCTTGAAGTGCGGAGAGATCAATCTTCGGGCCATGGAGTTATTGGATGCCGGCAATACCGGAACCTTCGGCCATCCGGTGCCAACTCAAGTGCCTCTGGGAGCCAAAACAGGTAAAGCTATCTTAGTCTCCGGTCACGACCTGAAAGACTTAGCAGAAATCCTGAAACAGACCGAGGGCAAGGGGATCAATGTCTACACCCATGGTGAGATGCTGCCCTGTCACGGCTATCCGGAACTAAAAAAATTCAGCCATTTGCATGGCCACTACGGTACGGCGTGGCAGAACCAGGGCAAGGAGTTTGCCGAGTTTCCCGGCGCCATTGTCATGACCACCAACTGCATCCAAAAGCCAAAAGACTCTTACTGCGGCAATATCTTTACCAGCGGTCTGGTCGCTTGGCCTGGCGTCGCTCATATTACCAACAACGACTTCACCCCTGCCATCAACAAGGCCTTATCTATGCCTGGTTTCGCTGCCGACACCGACAAGGGCTCGGTGATGGTCGGATTCGCCCGTAATACCGTGCTCTCGGTGGCAGACAAAGTTATCGACGCCGTCAAGGGCAAGGCCATACGGCACTTCTTCCTGGTTGCCGGCTGTGATGGAGCCAAACCTGGCCGCAATTACTACACTGAATTCGTTGAGCAAGTGCCGACCGACTGTATGGTCCTGACCCTGGCATGCGGCAAATTCCGATTCTTTGATCAGCAGCTTGGCGACATTGGGGGCATCCCCAGACTACTTGATATCGGCCAGTGTAACGATGCATACTCTGCAATCCAGATTGCCAGCGCCTTGGCTGGGGCCTTTAATTGCGGGGTCAACGATCTGCCTCTGTCCATGGTGCTTTCCTGGTATGAGCAAAAGGCTGTGGCCATCCTCCTGACCTTGTTCCATTTGGGAATTCAAGATATCCGTCTGGGACCGACTCTGCCGGCATTTGTCACCCCCAATGTCTTGGACGTCCTGATCAAGACCTTTAAAATCAAACCGATCACCACCCCGGCCGATGACCTGAAAGCCATCCTTGGCACGTGATAAAAAAACGAATTTATGGTCTCGTCCACCATCGTGTGTGCGGGCCATAAATTCGAGAAGACGTTCTTTATGCTGAAAAATAAAAGGCGTGCGGGAGCGCCATCATTACAATCTTTACCGCACGCCCCTTCATCTTGATCTCCTTAATCATACCTACCTAGGAGGTGCTACTATGCAATGCCCTGGACAAGACAGTCGATACTGGGATGGCGAAGCGATTTTCGAAAGCCACTGCCCAAAATGCGGCGGAGTTGTCGAATTTTTCAAAGACGACAGCAAACGCCGGTGCCGACAGTGCGGTCATGAACTGGTAAATCCTCGGATTGATTTTGGCTGCGCCTCTTACTGTCCCTTTGCAGAGCAATGCCTCGGCGGGCTTTCACCCGAGATGCTGGCCCAAAAACAGGACCTGCTGATTGACCGAGTGGCCCTCTCGATGAAACGTCAATACGGGGAGGACTTTGCCAAAATAGGACGAGCCAGTCGGACTGCTCGTTATGCTGGAACCCTGGCCAAAAGCGAAGAAGCCAACAAGGCCGCTGTCACCATCGCGGCGCTCCTTGCTGAACTCGACGGCCCTGTCTCTGGAACAGGCCACAGAGAGACCACCAAGACACTTAGCCTGCTCACCGAATTACAAGCAAACGAAGGACTCATCAACGAGGTCTGCACCCTGATCAAGACAATGGGTAATGACAGCGAAACCGACACATCGACCAACACGCGAGTCCTCCATGACGCATGGCGCCTCGAAGGACTCGCCCAAAGTGCTGAGGCACAATCCACCATTGGACACGCTCAGGAAATGATCAGCGCCTTCAAAACGGTCAATGGCCGACACGAGGCAGAGTCGATCCTTGCGGCCATCAGCAAGGCATCATAACATAAAGAGGGCGGGGATACCCCTGGGCCCATACACGACCACATTACCTGTCACAGTAAGAAGGAGAGAGCCCCATGCAAGTACGACGAAAAATTATTGAGATTGACGAGAATCTATGCAACGGTTGCGGACAATGTATCGTCGATTGCGCTGAAAGCGCCCTGCGCATCATTGATGGCAAGGCCCGGCTCGTTGCTGACAAATACTGTGACGGTCTCGGGGCCTGTTTGAAGGGATGCCCGACTGGGGCTTTGCAGATTATTGAACGCGAAGCCGTCGATTTTGACGAAGAGGCGGTCCAGGAACTACTCAGGCAGCAAAAGGCCCAAGGAGAAAAACCGACCCATGCACACGGGTGCCCATCTGCCACCGTGCAGATGCACGACCCTGCGAAGCCACATAATTTAGACCAACACACCCCGTGCCAAACGGCGAACCGCCCTGTCAGCCTCCAGTCCGCCGGGGCCTCGGCCTTAAGTCACTGGCCGGTGCAGATCCGTCTGGTTCCACCAACCGCACCCTTTCTAACCAATGCCGATCTCCTGATCGCGGCCGACTGCGTCCCCATTGCCTATGCCGGGTTTCACCAGGACCTGCTATCCAACAGAGTTGTAATGATGGGATGCCCAAAATTCGATGACGGCGAAGCCTATGTTCAAAAAATCACTGAAATTTTGACGCACAGCGGAATCAAATCTCTACTGGTCGCCATCATGGAAGTCCCCTGCTGTCAAGGCATGGCGGCTATTGTCAAAAAAGCGGTTCAAGTATCCGGATCAACGATTCCCGTAAAAGTCACTGTAATCAGCACCAAAGGAGAACACCTCAGTCGTCGACCCTTATAAGCAAAGCATCCGCCTGCCGGGCAAGTTCACCAACGGTCGTTTCGATAAATTCACCATTCTGATAGATGGCAAGAGTCCGTGGGTCTTCAAAGAAGGGGGGGAGGTACGATAGAGACTGCCGGTCCCCCAACCGACCCAAGGCAAGACAGGTCAGGCCTTGGATGGTAGGATCAACAGTCACCAGATAGGGCAGAAGGTAACGCACTGCGTCCTTGGACCGAAGCAGGTCGGGGGCGGCCCCGGCCAAGCGGGCCACCCCCCAAATCAAGCCTCGTTGCAGGGCTTCAAGTTCCAGATAAAATCCATCCTCCCTCATAAAAGAGACGAGGATATGGGTGTACTCCCCAGCCAGTCCGGCATGGCAGGAGAGTACCTCGGCCATAGCCTCAGGCACCCCCCAACCGATACCGCCAGACTCATCGTTAAGCATCCACATAAAGCGACGCATAACCACCCTGGCGTCTTCCATCTCATGATCAGCGAGGGCTGCCACGGTTCGACCCATGGCCGACACCGCCCGCCATTTTATCTCGGGATCACAACTACAGAGACAGGAGAAGAGCGGCTTCAACGCCTTATCTGGAGGGATCGAGGCCAGGTCAGCCAACGCAGACTCAAGTGACGGACCCTTGAGCCAGTCACTGACCTGGCGACTCAATGCCCTGATTCCCTGGGGAGGCACTGTCAGTCCAT
Coding sequences within:
- the hcp gene encoding hydroxylamine reductase, whose protein sequence is MYCNQCEQTAKGIACSTIGVCGKDAQVSDLQDLLIHATQGLSLYAHAARQQGIIDPTVNLFTCEAVFSTLTNVNFDPERLVTLIKKAVELREGLRTRLGGKTFSEAAANFTPAADMAGLVAQGEGVTPAADTTENPDILSLKQILLYGLKGVAAYTDHAKILGQEDDAVFAFIHEALAAILRHDIPMDQWVGLVLKCGEINLRAMELLDAGNTGTFGHPVPTQVPLGAKTGKAILVSGHDLKDLAEILKQTEGKGINVYTHGEMLPCHGYPELKKFSHLHGHYGTAWQNQGKEFAEFPGAIVMTTNCIQKPKDSYCGNIFTSGLVAWPGVAHITNNDFTPAINKALSMPGFAADTDKGSVMVGFARNTVLSVADKVIDAVKGKAIRHFFLVAGCDGAKPGRNYYTEFVEQVPTDCMVLTLACGKFRFFDQQLGDIGGIPRLLDIGQCNDAYSAIQIASALAGAFNCGVNDLPLSMVLSWYEQKAVAILLTLFHLGIQDIRLGPTLPAFVTPNVLDVLIKTFKIKPITTPADDLKAILGT
- a CDS encoding nucleoside deaminase, which encodes MSMSDNTFMREAINLALTMMQEGHGGPFGAVIVKNGSIIARGFNQVTSSLDPTAHAEIDAIRKACQHLGQFRLDGCEIFVNCEPCPMCLAALYWAGIEKITYAATREDAEAIGFADNHIYQEINKPPTARAIPMVQIMRQDTLPAFAAWQALADKIPY
- a CDS encoding HEAT repeat domain-containing protein — protein: MPPQGIRALSRQVSDWLKGPSLESALADLASIPPDKALKPLFSCLCSCDPEIKWRAVSAMGRTVAALADHEMEDARVVMRRFMWMLNDESGGIGWGVPEAMAEVLSCHAGLAGEYTHILVSFMREDGFYLELEALQRGLIWGVARLAGAAPDLLRSKDAVRYLLPYLVTVDPTIQGLTCLALGRLGDRQSLSYLPPFFEDPRTLAIYQNGEFIETTVGELARQADALLIRVDD
- the plsY gene encoding glycerol-3-phosphate 1-O-acyltransferase PlsY, coding for MWSGMEYFLVIAGYLIGSIPFGLVLGKCLGIDVRSAGSGNIGATNVNRLLGKKMGAITLLADAGKAVLPMLAAAKILGNAPSVQFWVAATGGAAFLGHLYPLYLKFKGGKGVATALGIFFYLQPLAVALCIVVFVAVVRVWGYVSLGSLIAAALMPILVFLFEGSGHKVYLAALVAGLIWLKHTENIRRLVNHEENSIRKKITLVKDEPAEKL
- a CDS encoding 4Fe-4S ferredoxin, encoding MQVRRKIIEIDENLCNGCGQCIVDCAESALRIIDGKARLVADKYCDGLGACLKGCPTGALQIIEREAVDFDEEAVQELLRQQKAQGEKPTHAHGCPSATVQMHDPAKPHNLDQHTPCQTANRPVSLQSAGASALSHWPVQIRLVPPTAPFLTNADLLIAADCVPIAYAGFHQDLLSNRVVMMGCPKFDDGEAYVQKITEILTHSGIKSLLVAIMEVPCCQGMAAIVKKAVQVSGSTIPVKVTVISTKGEHLSRRPL
- a CDS encoding J domain-containing protein — encoded protein: MTEKWQRIVAAKTLLGLGDQASMREIKEAYRKCAKEVHPDLAVPGKPVTPMQEINAAYAVLLEYCLNRRLPLLPPESGDEAMDPEDWWFDRFGEDPLWGRTRS